One Vallitalea pronyensis genomic region harbors:
- a CDS encoding beta-agarase has product MTFFKKKSLMIVSLLIFALLIQVCPVSSWAQDASSDLEYELPEDIKIKKENYESLFVIAEKYPTTYITQVNNQEERLQSLVFVQEPGNIVDGEMIIDLPSEIVRVISFFRQVNILGENIKNVEVVWERPNDENIKMSEFWRSEDIIIGRGNRFVVKHGDYEGHRLIIKGTGVINRIELNEPNGLAPFFDVTAWSVLGGDKDILPINIDIDTSKQLSIEGVDHVEVEKFHRVYARPISSPETYITNVFLKEKGFLPGRQILKFGPALETAYGDPNAPKLKEDPNKEGYSDYSFFEEHYQKDQESVDLFDANYPTDMKYVSCYNYWPSWMRPDVPNNPHGTPAIDKFEPAADLAAEYTKAYDRFLDGRGPDYIEVVNEPTVRSGWIHHDNPDLDSWKLLAEFHNMVADRIKELSPDVKVGGPTSAWMALDDNNFSLANEQLRFMDLTKDSLDFYSHHFYEGNDLILHETDDNYGGYLTGRLEADLDLLRNHMILTDNVKPLIISETGTLHNGPTDVDYWLLLKNFNSYLVRYMNRANEFEMIVPFLLPIKWWQKEAPDMLFTYNEDGTVGEPTKLRYFLDLWQAYKGKLLPVHADNDKVFVHAAQDDNVIYVAVNNMNPQRIAADLNLDLDDEDIYDIEQTRLYLNLGKIQFLTQKLSSLEDIPLSVEETSIIKITLEEAPELEDTLLKKTYYGDKVLQDTGVEAAFQISCPVEDLERSTLRVGFGRQDGFNQPMTVWVNGHEYTYDLSFSNKNGRFFTYADFKLPTNILHQNNEIKVLIPQEGGKISSVSLITETIQDDDDDDEDDEDDDDED; this is encoded by the coding sequence ATGACATTTTTCAAGAAAAAGAGTTTGATGATTGTTAGCCTTTTAATTTTCGCGTTACTTATTCAAGTATGCCCCGTTTCTTCTTGGGCTCAAGATGCATCATCTGATTTAGAATATGAATTGCCAGAAGATATTAAAATCAAAAAAGAAAACTATGAATCCCTATTCGTCATTGCTGAAAAATACCCTACAACGTATATCACACAAGTAAATAATCAAGAGGAACGCTTACAATCCTTAGTCTTTGTTCAGGAACCGGGTAACATTGTGGATGGTGAAATGATTATTGACCTGCCATCGGAAATCGTTCGTGTCATCTCTTTCTTCAGGCAAGTGAATATACTCGGTGAAAACATTAAAAATGTGGAAGTGGTTTGGGAAAGACCTAACGATGAAAACATTAAAATGAGTGAATTCTGGCGTTCAGAAGATATTATTATTGGGCGTGGCAATCGTTTTGTTGTAAAGCATGGCGACTACGAAGGACACCGTTTAATTATCAAAGGTACTGGCGTCATCAACCGTATTGAATTAAACGAACCCAATGGTCTTGCACCATTCTTCGATGTAACAGCTTGGAGTGTTCTTGGTGGGGATAAAGACATATTGCCCATTAACATTGATATTGATACCTCGAAACAACTAAGTATTGAAGGTGTTGACCACGTAGAGGTTGAAAAATTCCATCGTGTTTATGCGAGACCAATCTCTTCCCCAGAAACTTATATAACCAATGTTTTCCTCAAAGAAAAAGGCTTTTTACCAGGTCGACAAATCTTAAAATTTGGTCCTGCACTGGAAACAGCTTATGGCGATCCTAATGCACCTAAATTAAAAGAAGACCCTAATAAAGAGGGCTATAGTGACTATTCTTTCTTTGAAGAACACTATCAAAAAGATCAAGAATCTGTTGATTTATTTGATGCTAACTATCCAACGGACATGAAATATGTGTCATGCTATAATTATTGGCCTTCTTGGATGCGTCCAGATGTTCCCAATAATCCACATGGTACACCAGCCATTGATAAATTTGAACCAGCAGCAGATTTAGCAGCTGAATATACCAAGGCCTATGATAGATTTCTAGATGGAAGAGGACCTGATTACATTGAAGTGGTCAATGAACCTACTGTACGTTCTGGGTGGATTCATCATGATAACCCTGATCTAGACTCTTGGAAGCTATTAGCAGAATTTCATAACATGGTTGCAGATAGAATTAAAGAATTAAGTCCTGATGTTAAAGTAGGTGGACCTACCAGTGCTTGGATGGCTCTTGATGATAACAATTTTTCATTAGCCAATGAACAATTACGTTTTATGGATTTAACCAAAGACAGTTTAGATTTTTATTCCCATCATTTCTATGAAGGCAATGATTTAATCCTCCATGAGACAGATGATAACTATGGCGGATATCTTACTGGTCGTCTTGAAGCGGATTTAGATTTATTACGTAACCATATGATCTTAACAGATAATGTGAAACCACTCATTATTTCTGAAACAGGAACCCTTCATAACGGTCCTACAGATGTGGACTATTGGTTATTGCTTAAGAACTTTAACTCCTATTTGGTACGCTACATGAATCGGGCAAACGAGTTTGAAATGATTGTACCATTCTTATTACCGATTAAGTGGTGGCAAAAAGAGGCTCCTGATATGTTATTTACCTACAACGAAGACGGTACAGTAGGTGAGCCAACCAAACTGCGATACTTCCTTGATTTATGGCAGGCTTATAAAGGAAAGCTGTTGCCTGTTCATGCAGACAATGATAAGGTCTTCGTCCATGCAGCTCAAGACGACAATGTAATCTATGTAGCTGTTAACAACATGAATCCTCAACGCATAGCCGCCGATTTGAATTTAGACTTGGATGATGAGGATATCTATGATATTGAACAAACAAGACTATACTTAAACCTTGGAAAAATACAATTCTTGACCCAAAAACTATCAAGCCTTGAGGATATTCCATTATCTGTAGAAGAAACTTCCATCATCAAAATTACCCTTGAGGAAGCCCCAGAGCTTGAAGATACACTATTAAAGAAAACCTATTATGGTGATAAGGTGTTACAAGATACAGGCGTTGAAGCAGCTTTTCAAATTAGTTGCCCTGTAGAAGACTTAGAAAGAAGTACACTACGTGTAGGCTTTGGACGCCAAGATGGGTTTAATCAACCCATGACTGTATGGGTTAACGGTCATGAGTATACCTATGATTTAAGCTTCTCCAATAAAAATGGTCGATTCTTCACCTATGCTGATTTCAAATTACCTACAAATATCCTTCATCAAAACAATGAAATTAAAGTGTTAATACCTCAAGAGGGTGGTAAAATAAGCTCTGTATCTTTAATTACCGAAACAATACAAGATGATGACGATGACGATGAGGATGACGAAGATGACGACGACGAAGATTGA
- a CDS encoding DUF4003 family protein produces the protein MKRVYEEKVKTMIQNYEDIRKSFRWENDMVKHLVALTFAMKDKAINPDCINEMKGYIKSQTGAFSSFRGHMMFTLSGLLCAASQTPKKQFDVMLRNEKVLKDVGFKYSSYLPTALYALSSVYEGDDVKSYAEKAIGIYKQMKQNHPFLTGGDDYALAVLLANTDHGPSQLEAYYRALHERGFKKGDGLQMLSHVMAFSQKDMRDSVEHCDQIYQHLKTNKLNVYTTYYPAIGLISLLDLDQEELMADLVEVATYLKSEKKYRWLGKGMHVLMASSIIASQYLHEKQEGTVVNTTVSLAIQAIIAAQQVVMISAATSAAATSSST, from the coding sequence GCATTTAGTTGCTTTGACTTTTGCCATGAAAGATAAGGCAATCAATCCAGATTGTATTAATGAGATGAAGGGGTACATTAAAAGTCAGACAGGTGCATTCTCTTCTTTTAGAGGACATATGATGTTTACTTTAAGTGGTTTATTATGCGCAGCTTCCCAGACACCTAAAAAACAATTTGATGTCATGCTTCGTAATGAGAAAGTACTAAAGGATGTTGGCTTTAAATATTCGTCCTATTTACCCACAGCGCTTTATGCATTATCAAGTGTCTATGAAGGTGATGATGTTAAAAGCTATGCTGAGAAAGCAATCGGTATCTATAAGCAAATGAAACAAAATCATCCATTCTTAACAGGTGGGGATGATTATGCTTTGGCTGTTTTACTTGCAAATACGGATCATGGTCCTAGTCAATTAGAAGCTTATTATCGGGCACTACATGAACGAGGTTTTAAGAAAGGCGATGGGTTACAGATGTTATCTCATGTCATGGCCTTTAGCCAAAAAGATATGCGCGATTCTGTAGAGCATTGTGATCAAATCTATCAACATCTCAAAACCAATAAATTAAATGTTTATACGACCTATTATCCTGCAATTGGGTTGATTAGTCTTCTTGATTTGGATCAAGAAGAACTCATGGCTGACTTAGTTGAAGTGGCTACTTATTTAAAAAGTGAAAAGAAATACAGATGGTTGGGAAAAGGTATGCACGTACTTATGGCATCGTCCATTATTGCCAGTCAGTATCTTCATGAAAAACAAGAGGGGACCGTTGTCAACACAACTGTTAGTCTAGCCATTCAAGCCATTATTGCCGCTCAGCAAGTCGTTATGATTTCTGCAGCTACTTCGGCAGCAGCTACAAGTTCAAGCACATAA